The DNA region GCCCCCGGCCGAGCGGGAGGCCATCACCCTGCTCGACTGCCTGCCTGACGTGGAGAAGGTGGGTGCCCAGTGCCCAAAATGGGATGCCCAGCACCCAAAAGAGGGTGCCCAGTGCCCCAAAGGGGGTGCCCAGCGCCAAAAACTGGATGCCCAGCACCAAAAAGGGGGTGCCCAGCACCAAAAGGGGGTGCCCAGCACCAAAAAGGGGGTGCCCAGTGCCCCAAAGGGGGTGCCCAGTGCCCAAAATGGGATGCCCAGTGCCCCAAAGGGGGTGCCCAGTGCCCCAAAATGGGTGCCCAGTGGCAAAAACCAGGTGCCCAGCACCAAAAAGGGGGTGCCCAGTGCCAAAAGGGAGTGCCCAGCACCCAAAATGGGTGCCCAGTACCCAAAATGGGATGCCCAGCACCAAAAAGGGGGTGCCCAGCGCCAAAAGGGGGTGCCCAGTGCCCAAAATGGATGCCCAGTGCCCAAAAGGGGGGTGCCCAGCGCCAAAAGGGGATGCCCAGTGCCCAAAATGGGATGCCCAGTGCCCAAAAGGGGGTGCCCAGCGCCAAAAGGGGGTGCCCAGTGCCCCAAAGAGGGTGCCCAGGGCCAGAAGCGGGTGCCCAGCACCAAAAAGGGCGTGCCCAGTGCCAAAAATGTGGTACCCAGTGCCAGAAGATGGTGCCCAGTGCCCAAAAGGGGGTGCCCAGTGCCAAAAGGGGGTGCCCCGGTGCCAAAAGGGGGTGCCCAGCACCAAAAATGGGGTGGCCAGCGCTAAAAAGGGGGTGCCCAGCACCAAAAAGGGGGTGCCCAGTGTCAAAAATGGGGTGCCCAGTACCAAAATGGGGGGACCAGCACCAAAAAGGGGGTGCCCAGTAGCAAGGGATTAATGGGGGGTCCAGTTGCCCCTCAGCCCTGGGgtctcccccaccccaagtcGCCCCTGCAGACCTTGTTTAGCGCTGGGGCATGTCCCCCTgtcacctccccccacccaACCCCCCCGGagcattttttggggggtggggggggggtggggggggggtgtctccaCATCCCCCCAGTATCCAGGGATTTCCACCTCCGCGTTCCCTGCGTGGCTCAATCCCGGTGGCACCATGGCCCATCTGCCACCACATCCCCCTTGGCTCTTGGGAGGGTGTGGGACACCCAGGTGGCATCAGTGGACGAGGTGACATCAGGGGACGAGGTGGCATCAGCAGGGACGTCCCCTGATGCCACCTCGTCCTCTGATGCCACCTTGTCCCCTTCAGGCCACGTTGACGTGGCTCCTGGACCACCTGAGCCTGGTGGCCTCTTTCCGGCCACATCCCCTGGACTCTTTGGGGAGGGTGTGGGACACCCAGGTGGCATCAGAGGACGAGGTGACATCAGGGGACGAGGTGGCATCAGCAGGGACGTCCTCTGATGCCACCTCGTCCTCTGATGCCACCTTGTCCCCTTCAGGCCACGTTGACGTGGCTCCTGGACCACCTGAGCCTGGTGGCCTCTTTCCAGCCACATCCCCTGGGCTCTTTGGGGAGGGTGTGGGACACCCAGGTGGCATCAGAGGACGAGGTGACATCAGGGGACGAGGTGGCATCAGCAGGGACGTCCCCTGATGCCCACCTCGTCCTCTGATGCCACCTTGTCCCCTTCAGGCCACGTTGACGTGGCTCCTGGACCACCTGAGCCTGGTGGCCTCTTTCCAGCCACATCCCCTGGGCTCTTTGGGGAGGGTGTGGGACACCCAGGTGGCATCAGAGGACGAGGTGACATCAGGGGACGAGGTGGCATCAGCAGGGACGTCCCCTGATGCCACCTCGTCCTCTGATGCCACCTTGTCCCCTTCAGGCCACGTTGACGTGGCTCCTGGACCACCTGAGCCTGGTGGCCTCTTTCCAGCCACATCCCCTGGGCTCTTTGGGGAGGGTGTGGGACACCCAGGTGGCATCAGAGGACGAGGTGACATCAGGGGACGAGGTGGCATCAGCAGTGACGTCCCCTGATGCCACCTCGTCCTCTGATGCCACCTTGTCCCCTTCAGGCCACGTTGACGTGGCTCCTGGACCACCTGAGCCTGGTGGCCTCTTTCCAGCCACATCCCCTGGGCTCTTTGGGGAGGGTGTGGGACACCCAGGTGGCATCAGAGGACGAGGTGACATCAGGGGACGAGGTGGCATCAGCAGGGACGTCCCCTGATGCCACCTCGTCCTCTGATGCCACCTTGTCCCCTTCAGGCCACGTTGACGTGGCTCCTGGACCACCTGAGCCTGGTGGCCTCTTTCCAGCCACATCCCCTGGGCTCTTTGGGGAGGGTGTGGGACACCCAGGTGGCATCAGAGGACGAGGTGACATCAGGGGACGAGGTGGCATCAGCAGGGACGTCCCCTGATGCCACCTCATCCTCTGATGCCACCTTGTCCCCTTCAGGCCACGTTGACGTGGCTCCTGGACCACCTGAGCCTGGTGGCCTCTTTCCAGCCACATCCCCTGGGCTCTTTGGGGAGGGTGTGGGACACCCAGGTGACATCAGAGGACGAGGTGACATTAGAGGATGTCCCTGCTGATGCCACCTTGTCCCCTTCAGGCCACGTTGACACGGCTCCTGGACCACCTGAGCTTGGTGGCCTCTTTCCACGATTTCAACCGCATGAACGCGCAGAACATTGCCGTCTGCTTCGGGCCTGTCCTGCTCACCCAGAACCAGGAGCTCCGGCATCCCGGCACCGGCACCCGCGGCTACGGCCACAGTGAGGACATCGCCAGCGCCGTGGACTTCAAGAGACACATCGAGGTGCTGCACTACCTGCTGCAGGCCTGGCCGGGtgagcaggggtggggggacaccTGCACCCCTCCACTTTGGGGGTGCTCTTTGCACAGCCACCAGCGGTGGGGGCAGCGGCGGTGCTGCTGTGACCCCCCTACCCCATTCCCAGGGGCTGTACTGAGACCCCCCCCACATCTCCAGTGAAGGGTCTGGGGTCCCTCCTGCTTCTCTGGTGGGTGCTCTGTGGGTCACAGCCCCACACATCTGCCCCGTGCCCCCCACCCAGGGGCTCCCCCCATCTCCAGCAAAGGGTCTGGGGTCCCCCAATTTGTCCAGCAGCTGGTCcatgccccgccccccccacaTCCAGGGGCTTCCTGGGGGTCCCCCTGTTTCGTGCTGGGCTGCCCCCCCCATTCCCAGCAAAAAgactgcccccccccctccatttTCCCAACCCACCACCGCCACCAAACCCCCAGTGACACCCCCCCCGTCTTCCCTGctctccccgcagccccccgcccagctccagccccccagGTTTGGGAGCGGGCACAGCCCAGTTGCCCCCAGCGCCAGCGAGGGCCCCCGCTGCGGCTGGACCTGCTGGGGGGTGCCGTGGTGGCCCGTCACCGCCCCCGGGGGCCAGAGAGCCCCCCCAGCAACCGTTACGCCGGCGACTGGAGCATCTGTGaccaccagctcctgctggtaCCCCGGCGTGGCCGCCGACGGTGAcgaggaggaggtggcagcgGGTGACGGTGATGGTGGGGTGGCGGCGCGGCGGCCACCGCCCCAGCGGACCCTCTTGGTGACAGATTTCACCCTGGGCGAGGAGCCCGAGGCGCCCTTCGGCCCCTGCCTCAGCCTCAAGGACTTCGATGCGCTCATCCTCGACCTGGAGCGGGAGCTCGCCAAGCAGATCAACGTCTGCCTGTGAGGCCGGCTGCAGCGCCCGCGCCGGGGCCAGCACCAGTGGCAGGGCCAGCGCTGGTAACGATGCCAGCGCCGACGTCAGTGGCAATGCCGATACTGGTGACAGTGCCAATACCGTCACCAGTAACAATCCCAGCACTGGTAACGATGCCAGCAGCAACGTCGGTGGCAATGCCAATACTGGTGAGTCCCGATACCACCACCAGTAACGACGCCAGCAGTGACATTGGTGGCAATGCGGATACTGGTGACAGTGCCAATACCGCCACCAGTAAAGATGCCAGCACTGGTAACGATGCCAGCAGCGATGTTGGTGGCAATGCCAATACCAGTGACGATGCCGCCACCAGTAATGATGCCAGCACTGGTGCCGATACCAGCAGTGATGTCAGTGGCAATGCCAATACTGGTGACAATGCCGACACTGGTCCCAATACCAGTGATGATGTCAGTGACTATGCCAGTACCGGTGCCAGTGCTGATACTGGTGACAATGCCGACACTGGTCCCAATACCAGTGATGATGTCAGTGACTATGCCAGTACCGGTGCCAGTGCTGATACTGGTGCTGATGCCAGCACTGGTGCCAATACCGGCAGTGATGTCGGTGGCAATGCCAACATCGGTGACGATGCTGATACGAGTGACGAAGACAGTTAACGATGCCAGCACTGACTGGTGCTGATACCAGTGATGTCGGTGCCAATGTTGATACCAGTGCCAATGCCGACACTAGTAACGATGCCAGCACTGGTGCCAATACCAGCGGTGATGTCGGTGTCAATGCCAATACTGGTGACAATGCTGATACCAGTGACAATGCCGACACTGGTGATAATGCCAGCACTGGTGCCAATACCAGCGGTGATGTCGGTGACAATGCCAATACTGGTGACAATGCTGATACCAGTGACAATGCCGACACTGGTGATAATGCCAGCACTGGTGCCGATACCAGCAGTGATGTCGGTGTCAATGCCAATACTGGTGACAATGCTGATACCAGTGACAATGCCGACACTGGTGATAATGCCACCACTGGTGCCAATACCAGCAGTGATGTCGGTGTCAATGCCAATACTGGTGACAATGCTGATACCAGTGCCAATGCCGACACTGGTGATAGTGCCACCACTGGTGCCAATACCAGCGGTGATGTCGGTGACAATGCCAATACCAGTGCCAATGCCAACAGTGGCGCTGATGCCAATACTGGTGCTGATGCCGACACTGGTAACAATGCCAGCACTGATGATGATGGTGCCAATACCAGTGCCAATGCTGATACTGGTGCCAATGCCGATACCGGTGCCAATGCCAGCACTGCTAACAATGCCAACACTGGTGCCAATACCAGTGATGATGTCGTGACAATGTCGATACCAGCACCGATGCTGACACCGGTTACGATACCAACATCGGTGACTGTGCCAACGCTGGTGACAGTGCAGACACCGGTGACGATGCCAGCACTGGTGCCAATACCAGTGATGATGTCAGTGCCCATGCCAACACTAGTGACGATGCCAATACCGGTGACGATGCTGACACTGGTGACGATGCCGCCACCAGTGCTGGAGCGACCAAAACGCAGCACTTGCCTCCAGTTGCCCTCAATTTGCACAGCGCCGAGCAGGATAGACCCCGCTGGCACCAGCGACGCTGCCGCCGGCGAGGTGGAGCCCCCcagaacagccccagctctggtctctgccccctgccccggtgGTTTTGGAGAGGGGgcgggaggggtggggggcagaggaggggcaTGGGGCTCGCTGCCCCTTGCTCGgctttttttctatattttatatGGCCAAATTTTGCCCTCAAGTGCCTGTTTGCCCCCTTGTCCTTTCCTCGGTCGACCCCCAAattgcccccacccccccattaTTAGGAAATATTGACAAGGGTCCCTGACCTCCATCACTCACGCTGCCCccaaccccctccccaccacgtGTGCACCCCAACGAGGGTGACGGggctccctcctgccacccGCACCCAGCCTGGGTGGCAgtggaccccccccccccccccccccccaagggcAGGGCTGCCGGTACGGGAGCGCCGAGCTTTATTTATTACTCCAGCTTCGTGTGGATGGATGGCGGGTGCCATCACTGCAGCCTGCACCCAAACCCCCTTTTTACCCCCAAAATAAACCCACTGCCAGTGTtacagctggggggggggggggcgcaaAATACATATCCCCCCCCACAACCCAGCCTTGCTCAGTATTAGCCTTAAAGGAACCAGCTGAATGTGAAACCACCAGTGTTAAAGCACCCAGGCAGGGGGggcaggtgggctggggggggacagagctgtgtcccccccctcccAGGTGGCCTGACCCCCTCCTGCCTTGCCCTGCCACTGCTTTGTCACCATCACCAGCAATAAATGACACAAGCTGCACAGAGCTGGCGTGACGTTGTCTCGAcgggtgggggtgtgggggtgtgtgacAGTCCCCGTAATGTCACTTGGGGGGTCCCCAGGGTGGTGGCACCTAAACGGATGGCACAGGATGGTGGGGGTGGGTAAGCGATGCTGCTTTATTGCcgggggggcgggtgggggaCATGGTTGTCCCCTGGGTTGGGTGCACAGCACCGGTGTCACCCCACCCCCACTTTGTCCCCACCTGTTGGGGACATTCTGGGGACAGCATCGCTAGACGGAGATGGAGCCATCGCGGAAGTCGGTCTTGCCAATGAGGGCATTGACGAGGACGGGGCGGCCCTGGCGGCACGCATCCTGCGCGGCACGGAGGACGGTGTCCAGCCGCTCACGGTCCGGGCGGCCCACCAGGAAGCCTTTGCCCCCCAGAGCTTCAGCCACCGCGTGGTAGTCTGCAGGGGGGGGACAGTGGTGGCCCTGTCACCTCCCTGGGGATGTCAATACTGGGGTGACATGGTGCCACCTGGCATGGCCTGATCCTCCCCAGGGTGACACGGTGCCACCAGGCATGGCCTGATCCGTGGTGACCTGGTGCCACCAGGCATGGCCTCAGTTCACCCAAGGGTGACATGAAGCCACCAGCCATGGTTTAATCCGCCCCAGAGGGCCCTGATGCCACCAGGCAGGGCTCAATCGACCCTCAGATGACTCTGAGTCACCTCCGTGTCCCCAAATTTGGGGACAACGTGGGGGGGCAGCGCTCACCCAGGTACTCGAGGCCACACGCCACGTTGCTGCCCAGTAGGGCCACCTGCTCGCGGGCAATCTGGCTCCAGCATGCGTCGTTGCCCACCAGTGCGATGACCGGCGTCTGCAGGTGACAAAGGACACACGGCCGCCGCGCCTCAGTGCCACCCTGGGTTGGGGACAAGCCctattccccctccccctccccccattttCAGCGCCCACCGACCTTGTGCCGCATGAAGGTGTCGAACTCCATCAAGCTGTAACCCAGCGAACCGTCACCGTAGAGGACCCAAACctggtggcagggaggggacaaCCACCATCAGTCAGGGTGACACGGGTgcctggtgtccccaggggccaCCGCAGCGCTGTACCTCCGCGTGGGACGGCAGAGCTTGGCACCCAGCGCGAAGCCGCCACCGACTCCCAACGTGCCAAAAGCTCCTGCGGCGACAACAGTTGGGGGGGTGTCACCTTTGTGTCCCCTCCGCTCCGGTGACAGTGtcccggggggagggggggggtccAGGGGAGTCTCACCGGGGTCCAGCCAGGAGAGGGGACGTCGGGGACGGACGATGTAGGCGGCAGTGCCCACGAAGTCCCCCCCGTCAGCCACCAGGATGCTCTCGGGGGGCAGCAGCGCgtccaggtgctgcagcagctccagggggTTCAGGTGGTGCAGGGGGGGGGTCGCCGCCTTCTCCCTAGGGGGGAGACCCCCCACCCGGGCAGGGAAGGGGTAGGTGGGAGCCCCGGAATAGGGGTGGCCCCCAGCCCAGCGGGAAAGGGGTTGGGATCCGCCAAAGTGGGAATGGGGAGTCCCGGCAAACTGGGAAGGGCCAGGACACGCACGGCACAGCCCAAACCAGGCCCAGATCCATGGCCCTCccggcccccagcccggcccccagccccatccctgtccctaTCCTGGTCACTGTCCCCATCCCGGTCCtggtccccatccctgtccccatcctggtCCCCATGCCAGTCCCTGTGCCCATCCTGGTCCCTGTCCTCATCCCGGTCCCCATCCCAATCCCTGTCCCATTCTCAGTCCCCATCCCGgttcctgtccccatcccaatCCCGGTTCCCATGCCCATCCCGGTCCCCATCCCTGTTCCCTGTCCCCattcccatccctgtccccatgcttGTCCCCATGATcctccctgtccccttccccatcccggttcctgtccccatcccaatCCCGGTTCCCATGCCCATCCCGGTCCCCATCCCAGTTCCTGCTCTTGTGCCCATCCCTGTTCCCTGTCCCCattcccatccctgtccccatgatcctccctgtccccttccccatcctggttcctgtccccatcccagtccccatccctgtccccattcccaccccctgtccccatcctggtCCCCGTCCCGCTCACCGATTCGCCTGCTCCTTTTCCTGCTCGGCCTCGCGCAGCCGCTGCAGCCAGGGCTCGGGGCACCGGTAACCACGCAGGCTCCGCGCCAGCCGCACCACGAACGAGGCCACGTCGCCTGCCCAGACGCCCCTACATGTCGCGCCCCACACATTGCCCCCCACGCCCCCCCGACATCAcaccccatgcccccccccccacccatCAACCCCCCACCcatcacccccccaccccccctacatcacccctcaccccccccacATCACCCCCCCAACATTACAACCCCCACATCACGCCCCACACATCACCCCCCATCACCCCCCACTCATCCCCCCATCATCCCCCCCACATCACCCTCCCTACCTCAAGCCACACatcacccctccaccccccacagccccccccccccccatcagcccccccccccccccccaaccctggGCAGGGGTCCCACCTTGCACCGCGAGCCGGGGCTCCCAGAAGACGTCGGCGTTGCGGAGCAGCTGCCCCCGGTCCCGGTTAACGGCCACGATGGCGGCGCCGCGCCCCAACACACGTCCGTAGGACAGACGGAAATCACAGACGGCACCTGGGGGGacatggggcgggggggggggggaggggggggggggcggggcgcaTCATGAGGGGGACGGGGACACGGGGATGCCGCTGGTGCCCCCAtcgcccccccaccccagtacctgccagcagcaccatgtCGGCGTCCCGCAGCGCGTCGCGGCGGTTCTGGCgcaggaggagggggctgccagGGGGGAGAagcccccgcgctgccccccccAAGTAGCAGGGGATGCCCAGAGCTTCCAGCGCCGCGCTGGGGGGGAGGGCATCAGTGGGGGCCCAAAATGGCACCAAAACCACGGTGTTCGGCCCCCAAAACCActttggggcggggggggcaaACAGGCTCACGTTCGCCCCAAAAATTGGCTCATTCAGGGCCCCAAACTGGCTCAGTTTCACCCCAAAAATGGCTCTACCAAGGCCCCAACCTGGCTCAGTTTCGCCCCAAAACTGGCTCATTCAGGGCCCATAACTGGTTCAGTTTTGCCCCAAAAACTGGCTCAGTCAGGGCACCAAACTGGCTCAGGTTCGCCCCAAAAATTGGCTCACTCAGGGACCCAAACTGGTTCGTTCTGGGCCCCAGACTGGCTCAGTTTTCGCCAATAATGGCTCATTCAGGGCCCCAAACTGGATCAGTTTTGCCCCAAAACCTGGCTCAGTCAAGGCCCTAAACTGATTATTTCACCCCAAAAACTGGCTCATTCAGGGCCCCCAAAAATGGTTTATTCTGGGCCCCAAACTGGCTCAGTTTCGCCCCAAAAATGGCTCCTTCAGGGCCCCAAAAACTGGCTCCTTCAAGGCCCCAAACTGGCTCAGTTTCACCCCAAAACTGGCTCCTTCAGGGCCCCAAAAACTGGCTGTTTCACCCCAAAAGCTCAAATCTGACTCATCCCTCCCCAAAGTGGCTGATCCATGCCCAAAGCAGCTCGGCTGACCAAAAATTGCCTGATTTGTCCCCAGACCATTCACCTGTCCCCAAACTGGTTGATCTGTCCCCAAACCCAGCTCAACTGTCCCCAAACCAGTTCATCCATCCCCAGACCAGCTCAGCAGCCCCCAAACCAGTCCATCCAGCCTCAAACTGGCTCCACCATCCCCAGACCAGTTCACCCCATTCCCAGACCAGTTCACCCGTCCCCAAATTGGCTGATCTGTCCCCAAACCCGGCTCAACTGTCCCAAACCAGTTCATCCATCCCCAGACCAGCTCAACAGTCCCCAAACTGGTCCATCCATCCCCACACCAGCTCAGCAGCCCCCAAACTGGTTCCACCATCCCCAGACCAGTTCAACTGTCCCCAGTCCAGCTCACCAGACCCCAAACTGGCTGATCCATCCCCAAACCCAGCTCAACACCCCCCAAACTGGTCCATCCATCCCCAAACTGGTCTATCCATCCCCACACCAGCTCAGCAGCCCCCAAACTGGCTCCCATCCATCCCCAGACCAGTTCAACTGTCCCCAAACCAGTTCAACAATCCCCAAACCACTTCATCTGCCCCCAAACCCAGCTCAACTGTCCCCAAACTGGTCCATCCCTCCCCACTCCAGTTCAGTGCCCCCCAAATTGGCTCCACTGTCCCCAGACCGGTTCGCCCGGCCCCAAACCAGTTCACCCGTCCCCAAACCAGTCCACCCACCCCCAGACCAGTCCATCTCACCACAGCTCCTCCGCTGGCGTGGGCGGCAGCATGGCctggctgcccaccagcaccagtgGCCTCGTGGCTCGGCTCACCAGTTCCGCGCAGCGCTGCACCTGGGAGCAAACACCGCGGTCAGTCGCAGCCCAGTTCAACCCCAAACCAGCCCAGTTTAACCCCAGACCTGTCCAGTTTAACCCCCCCAAACTGGCCCAGTTTAACCACAAAACCAGCCCAGTTGAACCCCAGAACTGGCTCAGCTGAGCCCCCAAACCAGCCCAGTTTAACCCCCCAAACCAGCCCAGTTGAACCCCAAAACTGGCTCACCTCAGCCCCCAAACCAGCCCAGTTGAACCCCAAACTGGCCCAGTTGAACCCCAAAACTGGCTCAGCTGAGCCCCCAAACCAGCCCAGTTTAACCCCCCAAACCAGCCCAGTTTAGCCCCAGAACTGGCTCACCTCAGCCCCCAAACCAGCCCAGCTGAACCCCAGAACTGGCTCAGATGAGCCCCCCAAACCAGCCCAGTTTAACCCCCCAAACCAGCCCAGCTGAACCCCA from Falco biarmicus isolate bFalBia1 chromosome 13 unlocalized genomic scaffold, bFalBia1.pri SUPER_13_unloc_1, whole genome shotgun sequence includes:
- the ILVBL gene encoding 2-hydroxyacyl-CoA lyase 2 isoform X3, with the protein product MPSSLAPGIPMDLLAGIACACTGLLAALAAALLLVAHRLGLLYQLWHKVDPRSPRHGGELVAEVLKAHGVRFLFALAGGHISPILVASEKVGIRVVDTRHEATAVFAADAVSRLSGRIGVAAVTAGPGVTNTVTAIKNAQMAESPVLLIGGAAASLQKGRGALQDIDQLSLFRTLCKACVTARTVRAIVPTLRRAIATAQSGTPGPVFVELPIDVLYPFHVVEKEIGGTKSARGLRGKAVQWYLQSYIRNLFAGAWEPRDVTPLPMRVPLATEDEVQRCAELVSRATRPLVLVGSQAMLPPTPAEELCAALEALGIPCYLGGAARGLLPPGSPLLLRQNRRDALRDADMVLLAGAVCDFRLSYGRVLGRGAAIVAVNRDRGQLLRNADVFWEPRLAVQGDVASFVVRLARSLRGYRCPEPWLQRLREAEQEKEQANREKAATPPLHHLNPLELLQHLDALLPPESILVADGGDFVGTAAYIVRPRRPLSWLDPGAFGTLGVGGGFALGAKLCRPTRRYSAAVWVLYGDGSLGYSLMEFDTFMRHKTPVIALVGNDACWSQIAREQVALLGSNVACGLEYLDYHAVAEALGGKGFLVGRPDRERLDTVLRAAQDACRQGRPVLVNALIGKTDFRDGSISV